Within Paenibacillus sp. RUD330, the genomic segment TACAATGAAGAGAAATTCAGGGCAGCGGGAATCGAGCATAACTTCATCCAAGACAACCATTCCTTATCCCAAGAGGCGGGAACGCTTCGCGGGCTTCATTATCAGCTGAATCCAAAGGCCCAAACCAAGCTGGTGCGTGCGATCAGCGGAGCCATCTATGATGTGGTGGTGGATCTGAGGAAGAGTTCGGCTACGTATGGGCAATGGCAAGGGTTCATTCTCAGCGAAGCGAATAAGCGTCAGCTTCTCGTGCCGCGCGGATTTGCTCATGGCTTCTGTACCCTCGTCTCCAATACACAGGTTGTATATAAGGTGGATGAATACTACTCCAAGGAGCATGACCGCGGCATTCTGTGGAATGACCCGGCTCTTGGAATCGATTGGCCTACCGATCGAGTCGTACTCTCGGATAAGGATAAGATCCATCCTGGAATTCACGAAGCTGAACATAACTTTTAGGGAGTTGTAGAGAGATGAACCTACTGGTCACAGGCGGCGCTGGTTTTATCGGCAGCAATTTCATCCGCCATATGCATGAAGAACATCCTGAGTACAGGATCGTGAATATCGACAAGCTTACTTACGCAGGCAATCTGGATAACTTGTCGGATCTCGATGAGAGCGGAAATTATTATTTTGTGAAAGGCGATATCTGCAATGAAGCCCTTGTCCGGCATCTGCTGCGAGAACACCGCATCGACGCAATTGTCAATTTTGCAGCCGAGTCTCACGTGGACAGGAGCATAAGCGATCCCGGAATTTTCGTGACGACCAATATTTCCGGGACACAGGTTCTGTTGGAGGCCGCAAGAGCGTACGGAATAAGCAAGTATATTCAGATCTCTACGGATGAAGTGTACGGTTCCCTGGGGGAAACAGGATACTTCACGGAGGAGACGCCGCTCGCTCCGAACAGTCCTTACTCCTCCAGCAAGGCAGGGGCCGATCTGCTTGTCCGCGCCTACCATGAAACGTATGGCTTGAATGTCAATATTACGCGCTGCTCCAACAATTATGGGCCATATCATTTCCCGGAGAAGCTGATTCCGCTTATGATTACCCGCGCTCTCGACAACATGCAGCTTCCTGTCTACGGGGATGGGCTCAATATCCGGGATTGGCTGCATGTGAGGGATCACGCGGCAGCTATCGATCTGGTTCTGCACCAGGGCGTTCCAGGCGAGGTCTACAATATTGGCGGCCATAACGAGCGGACCAACCTCCAGATCGTGGAGCTGATTTTGGAGCGCCTGGGCAAATCCAAGGATCTGATCGCTTACGTGGAAGACCGTCTAGGCCACGACCGCCGTTATGCCATCGATCCGGAGAAGCTGGAAACGAAGCTTGGCTGGAAACCTAAGTACACCTTTGAGACCGGAATTGTGGAAACGATCGACTGGTACTTGGCTAACGAGAAATGGTGGAGGGATATCCAATCGGGTCAATATCTCAAAAGCTACGATATCCGGTATAGGCAGCCCGTTGCGCATGGTTGAGACCAGGGTGATCGTAACAGGCGCCAGAGGCCAGTTGGGTACGGATATGGCCTCTCTCTTGTCGGAAGCGGGATATGAAGTCCACGCCTTCGGCCGAGAGAAGCTGGATTTCACCAATCGCGGGGAAGTTCTGGAGGTTGTGGAAGCCTTGCGGCCGGACATTATTGTCCACTGCGGTGCATATACCAAGGTGGATCAAGCCGAGACGGAGCGTGAGCTGGCTGAGCAAGTGAATGGCCGCGGATCCGGATATCTGGCGGAAGCGGCTGAACTCGTTGGGGCGAAGCTGGTGTACGTGAGTACGGATTATGTGTTCGACGGAACTGCCGACGAGCCGATTCCCGAATCTGCGGCGACGAACCCGATCAACGTATACGGCGCTTCTAAGCTGTTAGGGGAAACGCTTGTGAAGGCTGCGACGAAACGTTATTTTATTGTCCGCACCTCATGGGTATACGGCCTTCACGGCTCTAACTTTGTCAAGACAATGCTGACTCTGGGCCGTCAAGGGAAACCGTTGACCGTCGTTGAGGATCAGTTCGGGAGCCCTACATTTACGGTCGATTTGGCCGAGAGTATCTGGAGATTGATTCAAACCGATCGCTATGGAACCTATCATGTGTCTAATTCCGGTTCTTGTTCATGGTATGAATTCGCCCAAGTGATCTTTGAGGAAGCCGGCTTGAAGGTAGAGCTTGCTCCGGTAGACAGCAGTCGATTCGTTCGTCCCGCTCAGCGGCCGGCCTATTCCGTTCTGCGGCACCAATCCTTGTCGGAGAACGGGTTCCCGGCCATGAGGAACTGGAGAGAAGGCTTGAAGGAATTCCTGGCGCTGGAATCAAAGGAGGTCAACGATGAAAACGGTACTGCTGTCGGGCGGATCGGGTAAGCGGTTATGGCCGCTCTCCAATGATCTGCGCTCCAAGCAATTTCTCCCTCTCCTCAAGCGGGAGGACGGAGCGAATGAGTCTATGGTGCAGCGGGTGTGGAGGCAATTGGCACAAGCAGGCCTGGCCGGAGACAGCTATATCGCAACCAGCCGCTCTCAAGTCGAAGTGCTGCAGAGCCAATTGGGAGCCGCCGTTCCGATCATTGTGGAACCGGAGCGAAGGGATACTTTCCCGGCTATCGCGTTGGCTGCTGTCTACCTGTATTCGGTCGTGGGCGTATCTCTGCATGAAGTCGTCACGGTGATGCCGGTCGATCCCTATGTGGATGACTCCTTTTACGCATCCATACGGAAGCTGGAAGAGGCGATTCAGGAAACGGATGCCGAGCTCGCCTTGATCGGTGTCGTACCGGATCACCCTTCCGAAAACTTCGGTTATATCGTTCCTCGTGAATCCGGAAATGCCGAGCATAAATATCAACAGGTGAACAGCTTCAAGGAAAAACCCCTAAGGGAAGAAGCCGCTGCTCTGATCGGGCAGGGAGCGCTTTGGAACTGCGGGGTTTTTGCATTTCGGCTGGACCGGATCATCAACCTGCTTATCTCGCTGAATCTCCCGATCTCTTACGACGAGATGGTGAAGCAGTACCGCAAGCTGCCCAAGAACAGCTTTGACTATGAAGTGGTGGAGAAGCTGGACCGCATGGTCGTGACGCCTTATCAAGGCGTGTGGAGGGATTTGGG encodes:
- the rfbC gene encoding dTDP-4-dehydrorhamnose 3,5-epimerase is translated as MKIIPSKLEGVLIVETDVFGDNRGFFTESYNEEKFRAAGIEHNFIQDNHSLSQEAGTLRGLHYQLNPKAQTKLVRAISGAIYDVVVDLRKSSATYGQWQGFILSEANKRQLLVPRGFAHGFCTLVSNTQVVYKVDEYYSKEHDRGILWNDPALGIDWPTDRVVLSDKDKIHPGIHEAEHNF
- the rfbB gene encoding dTDP-glucose 4,6-dehydratase, giving the protein MNLLVTGGAGFIGSNFIRHMHEEHPEYRIVNIDKLTYAGNLDNLSDLDESGNYYFVKGDICNEALVRHLLREHRIDAIVNFAAESHVDRSISDPGIFVTTNISGTQVLLEAARAYGISKYIQISTDEVYGSLGETGYFTEETPLAPNSPYSSSKAGADLLVRAYHETYGLNVNITRCSNNYGPYHFPEKLIPLMITRALDNMQLPVYGDGLNIRDWLHVRDHAAAIDLVLHQGVPGEVYNIGGHNERTNLQIVELILERLGKSKDLIAYVEDRLGHDRRYAIDPEKLETKLGWKPKYTFETGIVETIDWYLANEKWWRDIQSGQYLKSYDIRYRQPVAHG
- the rfbD gene encoding dTDP-4-dehydrorhamnose reductase translates to MVETRVIVTGARGQLGTDMASLLSEAGYEVHAFGREKLDFTNRGEVLEVVEALRPDIIVHCGAYTKVDQAETERELAEQVNGRGSGYLAEAAELVGAKLVYVSTDYVFDGTADEPIPESAATNPINVYGASKLLGETLVKAATKRYFIVRTSWVYGLHGSNFVKTMLTLGRQGKPLTVVEDQFGSPTFTVDLAESIWRLIQTDRYGTYHVSNSGSCSWYEFAQVIFEEAGLKVELAPVDSSRFVRPAQRPAYSVLRHQSLSENGFPAMRNWREGLKEFLALESKEVNDENGTAVGRIG
- a CDS encoding sugar phosphate nucleotidyltransferase, with the protein product MKTVLLSGGSGKRLWPLSNDLRSKQFLPLLKREDGANESMVQRVWRQLAQAGLAGDSYIATSRSQVEVLQSQLGAAVPIIVEPERRDTFPAIALAAVYLYSVVGVSLHEVVTVMPVDPYVDDSFYASIRKLEEAIQETDAELALIGVVPDHPSENFGYIVPRESGNAEHKYQQVNSFKEKPLREEAAALIGQGALWNCGVFAFRLDRIINLLISLNLPISYDEMVKQYRKLPKNSFDYEVVEKLDRMVVTPYQGVWRDLGTWNTLTDEMEDRVIGKGIVTQDCKDTHLINELDIPITVMGLSGIVVAASPDGILVSEKSVSSRIKDVNGGQDQRPMFEERRWGLYKVVDYVKYDDGREVLTKRIRIAEGKNLSYQYHTRRSEVWTITSGRGELILDGKHRELLPGDVVLVPAGMMHSVRAVTNLEMIEVQSGQELVEEDIVRLCMSWEDILQYVQHIG